In a genomic window of Telopea speciosissima isolate NSW1024214 ecotype Mountain lineage chromosome 5, Tspe_v1, whole genome shotgun sequence:
- the LOC122661172 gene encoding expansin-A16-like isoform X1, giving the protein MGLFHVTFLCLLLSNIGAIAARQKEWKSATATYSKETNGSIITQGACGYGDLHKKSYGKYSAGLSSILFSRGSSCGGCFELRCVDHIRWCLPGSPSVIITATDFCPPNYGLPSDYGGWCNFPQEHFEMSEAAFAEIAVRKADIVPVQYRRVNCERNGGLRYTVSGSSYYYQVLITNVGLDGEVVAVKVKGSKTGWIPMARNWGQNWQCNINFGGQPLSFEVTSNSGRTVTSYNVAPANWQFGQTFEGKQF; this is encoded by the exons ATGGGTCTTTTCCATGTCACATTCCTCTGTCTTCTTTTGTCAAACATTGGCGCAATAGCTGCTAGGCAAAAGGAATGGAAGTCTGCTACTGCAACTTACTCCAAAGAAACAAATGGCTCCATCATCACAC AAGGTGCTTGTGGTTATGGTGATCTTCACAAGAAAAGTTATGGGAAGTACAGTGCTGGACTAAGTAGCATATTATTCAGCAGAGGGAGTTCCTGTGGGGGATGCTTTGAGCTGAGATGTGTTGACCACATCCGCTGGTGCTTGCCTGGTAGCCCTTCTGTTATCATTACAGCAACAGATTTTTGTCCACCAAATTATGGGCTTCCATCAGACTATGGTGGCTGGTGCAACTTCCCCCAAGAACACTTCGAGATGTCTGAGGCAGCTTTTGCTGAAATAGCAGTGAGAAAAGCTGATATTGTGCCAGTACAGTATAGGAG GGTGAACTGCGAAAGGAATGGAGGATTGAGATACACAGTCAGTGGGAGTTCCTACTATTATCAAGTCCTGATCACCAATGTTGGGTTGGATGGTGAAGTGGTTGCGGTGAAAGTGAAAGGATCGAAGACCGGTTGGATTCCCATGGCAAGGAACTGGGGCCAAAATTGGCAATGTAACATTAACTTTGGAGGGCAGCCTCTATCTTTCGAGGTGACAAGCAACAGTGGAAGAACAGTTACATCCTACAATGTAGCTCCAGCAAATTGGCAATTTGGTCAGACATTTGAAGGGAAACAGTTCTAA
- the LOC122661172 gene encoding expansin-A16-like isoform X2, producing MGLFHVTFLCLLLSNIGAIAARQKEWKSATATYSKETNGSIITRACGYGDLHKKSYGKYSAGLSSILFSRGSSCGGCFELRCVDHIRWCLPGSPSVIITATDFCPPNYGLPSDYGGWCNFPQEHFEMSEAAFAEIAVRKADIVPVQYRRVNCERNGGLRYTVSGSSYYYQVLITNVGLDGEVVAVKVKGSKTGWIPMARNWGQNWQCNINFGGQPLSFEVTSNSGRTVTSYNVAPANWQFGQTFEGKQF from the exons ATGGGTCTTTTCCATGTCACATTCCTCTGTCTTCTTTTGTCAAACATTGGCGCAATAGCTGCTAGGCAAAAGGAATGGAAGTCTGCTACTGCAACTTACTCCAAAGAAACAAATGGCTCCATCATCACAC GTGCTTGTGGTTATGGTGATCTTCACAAGAAAAGTTATGGGAAGTACAGTGCTGGACTAAGTAGCATATTATTCAGCAGAGGGAGTTCCTGTGGGGGATGCTTTGAGCTGAGATGTGTTGACCACATCCGCTGGTGCTTGCCTGGTAGCCCTTCTGTTATCATTACAGCAACAGATTTTTGTCCACCAAATTATGGGCTTCCATCAGACTATGGTGGCTGGTGCAACTTCCCCCAAGAACACTTCGAGATGTCTGAGGCAGCTTTTGCTGAAATAGCAGTGAGAAAAGCTGATATTGTGCCAGTACAGTATAGGAG GGTGAACTGCGAAAGGAATGGAGGATTGAGATACACAGTCAGTGGGAGTTCCTACTATTATCAAGTCCTGATCACCAATGTTGGGTTGGATGGTGAAGTGGTTGCGGTGAAAGTGAAAGGATCGAAGACCGGTTGGATTCCCATGGCAAGGAACTGGGGCCAAAATTGGCAATGTAACATTAACTTTGGAGGGCAGCCTCTATCTTTCGAGGTGACAAGCAACAGTGGAAGAACAGTTACATCCTACAATGTAGCTCCAGCAAATTGGCAATTTGGTCAGACATTTGAAGGGAAACAGTTCTAA